A window from Halarchaeum grantii encodes these proteins:
- a CDS encoding DHH family phosphoesterase, with the protein MTDGSSDGGVTSVVYQLAAECTVEDIEAGECYTATVNGVVDYGVFVDLSEHVSGLLHESVLPSDYDDEYGVGDELVVELTEIRENGDLGFEVADLDDYEVEERAFSYERAAAGALDGRVGETVHLEGEVVQVKQTGGPTIFRVRDETGAVPCTAFEEAGVRAYPDVDLDAVVHVTGEVEEREGALQVEISSLEALSEGEAAHVRERLAAAVAERSEPADVDPLVEWPAMQELYPDLREVARQLRRTVLESRPIRMRHHADGDGMCASVPVQLALERFIDETHEDAEAKRHLLKRLPSKAPYYEMEDATRDLNFALEDQARHGQKLPLLLMLDNGSTEEDTPAYETLTHYDIPIVVVDHHHPDPEAVDPLVDAHVNPYLHGEDYRVTTGMMCVELARMIDPSLDDELDHVPAVAGISDRSKAEAMSDYLDLARSAGYDDEFLHDVSEALDYEAFWLRYSAGRDLINDVLNVGSDAERHRELVPWLAEKAQRDVDLQLDAAMPHVEHETVDSGAHLYRVDVENYAHRFTYPAPGKTTGEIHDRKVEETGEPVITIGYGPDFAVLRSDGVRMDIPQMVSDLNDEFPGAGVSGGGHLVVGSIRFVNGMREEVLDALVEKMADAEIDEELHSTLTR; encoded by the coding sequence ATGACTGACGGTTCTTCCGACGGAGGCGTTACCTCCGTCGTCTACCAGCTCGCCGCCGAGTGTACCGTCGAGGACATCGAGGCCGGCGAGTGCTACACCGCGACCGTGAACGGCGTGGTGGACTACGGCGTCTTCGTCGACCTCTCCGAACACGTCTCCGGACTGCTCCACGAGTCCGTCCTCCCGTCGGACTACGACGACGAGTACGGCGTCGGCGACGAACTCGTCGTCGAGCTCACCGAGATCCGTGAGAACGGCGACCTCGGGTTCGAGGTCGCGGACCTCGACGACTACGAGGTCGAGGAGCGTGCGTTCTCCTACGAGCGCGCCGCCGCCGGCGCCCTCGACGGGCGCGTCGGCGAGACCGTCCACCTCGAGGGCGAAGTCGTCCAAGTGAAGCAGACCGGCGGCCCCACCATCTTCCGCGTGCGCGACGAGACCGGCGCCGTCCCCTGCACCGCCTTCGAGGAGGCGGGCGTTCGGGCCTACCCCGACGTCGACCTCGACGCCGTCGTCCACGTCACCGGCGAAGTCGAGGAACGCGAGGGCGCGCTCCAAGTCGAGATCAGCTCCCTCGAAGCGCTCTCCGAGGGCGAGGCCGCACACGTTCGCGAGCGTCTCGCCGCCGCCGTCGCCGAGCGCTCCGAGCCCGCCGACGTCGACCCGCTCGTCGAGTGGCCGGCGATGCAGGAGCTCTACCCCGACCTCCGCGAGGTCGCCCGCCAGCTCCGACGGACCGTCCTCGAGTCCCGGCCCATCCGGATGCGCCACCACGCCGACGGCGACGGCATGTGCGCGAGCGTCCCCGTCCAGCTCGCCCTCGAGCGCTTCATCGACGAGACCCACGAGGACGCCGAGGCGAAGCGCCACCTCCTCAAGCGCCTCCCGAGCAAGGCGCCCTACTACGAGATGGAGGACGCCACCCGCGACCTCAACTTCGCCCTGGAGGACCAGGCGCGCCACGGGCAGAAGCTTCCGCTCCTCCTCATGCTCGACAACGGCTCCACCGAGGAGGACACGCCCGCCTACGAGACGCTCACCCACTACGACATCCCCATCGTCGTCGTCGACCACCACCACCCCGACCCCGAGGCGGTCGACCCGCTCGTCGACGCGCACGTCAACCCCTACCTCCACGGCGAGGACTACCGCGTCACCACCGGCATGATGTGCGTCGAGCTCGCGCGCATGATCGACCCGAGCCTCGACGACGAACTCGACCACGTTCCCGCCGTCGCCGGCATCAGCGACCGCTCGAAGGCCGAGGCGATGAGCGACTACCTCGACCTCGCTCGGTCGGCCGGCTACGACGACGAGTTCCTCCACGACGTCAGCGAAGCCCTCGACTACGAGGCGTTCTGGCTGCGCTACAGCGCGGGCCGCGACCTCATCAACGACGTCCTGAACGTCGGGAGCGACGCCGAACGCCACCGCGAGCTCGTCCCGTGGCTCGCCGAGAAAGCCCAGCGCGACGTCGACCTCCAGCTCGACGCCGCGATGCCACACGTCGAGCACGAGACCGTCGACTCCGGCGCGCACCTCTACCGCGTCGACGTCGAGAACTACGCCCACCGATTCACGTACCCCGCGCCCGGGAAGACCACGGGCGAGATACACGACCGGAAGGTCGAGGAGACGGGCGAACCCGTCATCACCATCGGCTACGGCCCCGACTTCGCCGTCCTCCGCAGTGATGGGGTGCGCATGGACATCCCGCAGATGGTGAGCGACCTCAACGACGAGTTCCCCGGCGCCGGCGTCAGTGGGGGCGGGCACCTCGTCGTCGGCTCCATCCGCTTCGTGAACGGGATGCGCGAGGAGGTCCTCGACGCGCTCGTCGAGAAGATGGCGGACGCCGAGATCGACGAGGAGCTCCACAGCACGCTGACGCGCTAG
- a CDS encoding Mov34/MPN/PAD-1 family protein: protein MAFGSRPVLGIAAETLDFALEAAEDSHPNEYLGVLRGTPAAEYDLDGDGDGDLITDVLFIPKTTSSPVQATLQSDLIPNDSHTVGTIHSHPNGVLRPSDADRQMFGRGSVHVILGAPYERDCWRAFDREGEPTTLDVYDVALPAPEDFFDFTQADIDAELEEEDRL from the coding sequence ATGGCGTTTGGCTCGCGGCCGGTGCTCGGCATCGCGGCGGAGACCCTCGACTTCGCGCTCGAGGCGGCCGAGGACTCCCACCCGAACGAGTACCTCGGCGTCCTCCGAGGGACGCCGGCCGCCGAGTACGACCTCGACGGCGACGGTGACGGCGACCTGATCACGGACGTCCTCTTCATCCCGAAGACGACGTCGAGTCCCGTACAGGCGACCCTCCAGTCGGACCTCATCCCGAACGATAGCCACACCGTCGGGACGATACATTCCCATCCGAACGGCGTCCTGCGTCCGAGCGACGCGGACCGCCAGATGTTCGGGCGCGGCTCCGTGCACGTCATCCTCGGTGCGCCCTACGAGCGCGACTGCTGGCGGGCGTTCGACCGCGAGGGCGAGCCGACGACGCTCGACGTCTACGACGTGGCGCTCCCCGCGCCCGAGGACTTCTTCGACTTCACGCAGGCGGACATCGACGCCGAGCTCGAGGAGGAGGACCGACTATGA
- a CDS encoding adenylyltransferase/cytidyltransferase family protein, with translation MTARVVAQGTFDLLHPGHVHYLEEAAAMGEALHVIVARRDNVTHKESPVLSNRQRRDMVAALDAVDDARVGHPTDIFAPIEEIEPDVIALGYDQHHDADAIEAALRERGLDCDVRRASARDPAYEDELLSTGAIIDRILAERA, from the coding sequence ATGACGGCGCGCGTCGTCGCGCAGGGCACCTTCGACTTGCTCCACCCGGGCCACGTGCATTATCTGGAGGAGGCGGCGGCGATGGGCGAGGCACTCCACGTCATCGTCGCGCGCCGCGACAACGTGACGCACAAGGAGTCACCCGTCCTCTCGAACCGCCAGCGTCGCGACATGGTCGCGGCGCTCGACGCCGTCGACGACGCGCGCGTCGGCCACCCCACGGACATCTTCGCACCCATCGAGGAGATCGAACCGGACGTGATCGCACTCGGCTACGACCAGCATCACGACGCGGACGCCATCGAGGCCGCGCTCCGCGAGCGCGGTCTCGACTGCGACGTCCGCCGGGCGTCCGCGCGCGACCCTGCGTACGAGGACGAACTCCTCTCGACGGGCGCGATCATCGACCGAATCCTCGCCGAGCGCGCTTAG
- a CDS encoding cyclase family protein, giving the protein MTRHDLTHPLTDGMPVYPGDPTVSVSPAATMAADGYRVTELALSTHSGTHVDAPSHLLADGPSLAEYDVGTFSMDAHLVDVEAGPREAIRPDALPADGSADVVVFRTGFDAHWGTPRYRDHPYLAPATARELAERDQHVALDAASPDPSPPAGDADTDDDPEGYSAHHALFEADRLVFENLRDLDALPSRFRLTAYPLRVEADGAPVRAVAVVED; this is encoded by the coding sequence GTGACTCGTCACGACCTCACGCACCCCCTCACCGACGGCATGCCCGTCTACCCGGGCGACCCCACCGTCTCCGTCTCGCCCGCCGCCACGATGGCCGCCGACGGGTACCGCGTCACCGAGCTCGCACTCTCCACGCACAGCGGGACGCACGTCGACGCGCCGAGCCACCTGCTCGCCGACGGCCCGAGCCTCGCGGAGTACGATGTCGGGACGTTCTCGATGGACGCCCACCTCGTCGACGTCGAGGCCGGGCCGCGCGAGGCGATACGGCCCGACGCGCTCCCCGCCGACGGCTCGGCGGACGTCGTCGTCTTCAGAACGGGGTTCGACGCGCACTGGGGGACGCCGCGCTACCGCGACCACCCGTATCTCGCGCCCGCGACGGCGCGCGAGCTCGCCGAACGCGACCAGCACGTCGCCCTCGACGCCGCGAGCCCCGACCCGTCGCCGCCTGCGGGCGATGCCGACACCGACGACGACCCCGAGGGCTATTCCGCACACCACGCGCTCTTCGAGGCCGACCGACTCGTCTTCGAGAACCTCCGCGACCTCGACGCGCTCCCGTCGCGCTTCCGCCTGACGGCGTATCCGCTCCGCGTCGAAGCTGACGGCGCGCCCGTGCGTGCCGTGGCCGTCGTCGAGGACTAA